The region TTTGATGATTTTATTCAGAAAACAAGTAATGCAGGGGGAGATTTCAATGTATTTAAGGTTGGCGCAACAGAAACCGTCGGAGTGGAACGGTCCATCCCTTTAACAAGTACCGTCACAATAACACTCACTGGGACCACACGGACCGATATTGGGGGTGTTTTGTTATCAATTGATTACGATGAAACTTTGGTGTCTTTTTCAGGAGCTTCTCCGCTAGGAATTTGGTCCTTGGACACAGCCAATGGAGTTAAAATTGATGGGAATCAGGTCACTATCGGAATTATTGCTCCTCAAGGGTCCCCCGCGGGAGATTTTCTGGAATTAAATTTTGATAATAACGGGACGGGAATCCCCTCTGGGGGAACATATCCTATTACTTCTCTTAAAGTCACCGATATTAATGGGCAGGATATTACTTCCCAAGTGGGTACAAGCGTTTCTGTCACAAATCAATAAGGTCAAAATCAAAAAATGAAATTAAAACCCCACATCCCTCCCCGATGGAATCTTTTTTTCCTTTTGCCCCTATTTATTTTTACCTTAACGTTTTCCCCAATGGGGGACCCCTCTTCTCGAAATTCTCAGGCAGCCCCTCTTTCACGCATCATTCTCACCATCGAGCTTTTCGGCCCACCTGTGATGGGCGCAGTCTCTTTCATCATCGAATATAACAATCAAATAGTTACATTTGAGAGCGTCACTGCCGCCGGTTCGGCTTCTGGAGCGATGGTGATGCCGAACTCAAAACCTGAAAAAGGGTGGGTAAAAATAGGCTTAATCAAAGCCGATGGGTTCAGTCCCGGAACGGTAATGACCTTGACTTTTCAGGTCATTGGTTCCGGTGCCCCGGATACGGAAGCCTTTCAAATGTCAGCGCTTGACGTAAAAGATCTCTCCGGACGGACAGTTCAAACAGATCAAGTGCTAATGTCAGTAACCGCCGGTCCTTAATTTTCCAAGTGGGAAAAAGATGAACCCCATAACTCAAAAGAAAGCAGTACTTCCTTTTCTCTTTTTTATTCTGACATCGATGGTTTGCCTGCCGAAAATCTCTTATGGGTTGGTTGGAGATATTGCCCCTCGAGGCGCCCCAAATGGAATAGTAGATATGGGAGACGCCTTAATAGGGCTTCGCATGGTCGTAGGACTCGAGCCGCCGCCCACTCTCCAGGAATTGCAGGATGGTGACGTGGCCCCTCTCCTTGTTGATGGCAGTGGCCAAGTGGTTGTGGATGCCAATGGGCAGGTGGTTTCCAACCCGGACGGCCGAATCGGAATCGGTGATGCGGTGGTCATATTTCGGGCTGCCATGGACTTCATTGAATTGCATGTTGTTGACCCATTAGGGTCTCCCCTGTCCGGTCACACTGCAACACTTCTCCCGGATGGTCAGGTCCTGGTTACCGGTGGTGAGGATAACAGCGGTCCCACGGTCAAAGTACAACGTTTTGATCCAAACACGCGGACGTTCAGCGACTTTGGAACCGGCTTGTCCACCCCTCGGGCCGAGCATACTGCAACGCTCCTGCCCGATCAAGACACACTCCTGATAGCAGGGCGGGATACAACTAATACCCTTACCCTCACTTTAGAGAAAATCCGACTCACTGACGGACAGGCAACTTTAATCACCCCTACCGTAGCTTCGCTGCTCCAGGGGCATGGAGCGGTACTTCTTTCAGATGGCAGTCTTCTCATCACGGGAGGCCAAAATGCCTCCGGCACTTTTTCCAACGCTGATATTTTTGACCGAATCAACGAAACCATTACCCCGGTACAACCCATGTCAAGCCCACGGTTTGATCACACCTCAACCCTCCTCCCGGATGGAAAAATGCTCATCACCGGCGGACAAAACGGTTCAACCATTCTTTCCTCTGCCGAGATTTTTGATCCCTCCACCGGATCCTTTAATCCCATAGGAAACAGCATGCTGGTCGAGCGAAGGGGCCATACCGCAACGCTTCTCCCCGATGGGAGTGTTTTAATTTTAGGTGGAGAGAATTCATCCGGTGTAACAGATACGGCAGAGATCTTTGATCCGAATACCGGAAACTTTACAACGATTATGAATACATTAAGTTCACCCCGTTACGGGCATACGGCCA is a window of Nitrospiria bacterium DNA encoding:
- a CDS encoding cohesin domain-containing protein, which encodes MKLKPHIPPRWNLFFLLPLFIFTLTFSPMGDPSSRNSQAAPLSRIILTIELFGPPVMGAVSFIIEYNNQIVTFESVTAAGSASGAMVMPNSKPEKGWVKIGLIKADGFSPGTVMTLTFQVIGSGAPDTEAFQMSALDVKDLSGRTVQTDQVLMSVTAGP